A single genomic interval of uncultured Pseudodesulfovibrio sp. harbors:
- a CDS encoding Mu transposase C-terminal domain-containing protein — protein sequence MTKHIDGYQVKESFEPQRTPVDIRVGNLVVCGEQVYRLSEILDFESVIGVEVHSGRSVPLRIGELRALEGEKEQTSVDLDLDEITTDDWKIAEERYEAIEPLVKFDSPGRKRVNNRANEVGVHPSTLYRWLRDFQSFGVISALIPQRRGWKQGKGRISHAAEEVIVKAIRDYYLTPQRPTPQKTIVEIRLRCRELGIAPPSPSTIRSRIAKISEKERLRGRGYREKAKARFQPTPGNFPHADHPLAVVQIDHTPVDLILVDDEFRRPIGRPWITLAIDVYSRMVTGYYLSFDSPSGTSVAMCVAHSMLPKEEWLTLHAVDADWPVWGKPTTIHVDNGPDFKSDNFKKSCELRKIHLEYRPVKVPRYGAHIERLLGTFMEQIHELPGTTFSSVHQKAEYNSEKHAALTKSEFEKWLVALICKYYHHELHHTIGMTPSRKWEIGIFGNTEEAGIGMRPRPSDRLDILLDFLPSFKRTIQTFGVNIDGLKYYSEALRNWINYKEHNAKEKRKFVFRRDPRDISSVWFFDPELKQYFKIPFANLSLPSMSVWEYQQARKKLKAEGEKSVNEHRILDAIVELREMIEASKEKTKKARRQAQRRKEHEKNISPATPFKKTAQKARKPQNNDGFVDGDVGGFGDIS from the coding sequence ATGACTAAACATATAGATGGATATCAGGTTAAAGAGAGCTTTGAACCCCAACGAACGCCTGTCGATATCAGGGTGGGCAACCTCGTAGTTTGTGGGGAGCAGGTTTATCGCCTCTCCGAGATACTTGATTTCGAATCAGTAATTGGTGTTGAAGTGCACAGCGGGCGAAGCGTTCCGCTAAGAATTGGAGAACTACGAGCCCTTGAAGGCGAAAAAGAACAAACCTCTGTTGATCTAGATCTTGATGAAATCACAACTGATGACTGGAAAATAGCAGAAGAAAGATACGAAGCAATTGAACCCTTAGTTAAATTTGATTCTCCTGGGCGGAAGAGGGTTAATAATAGGGCGAATGAAGTTGGCGTACATCCCTCTACCTTATACCGTTGGCTGCGCGATTTTCAAAGCTTTGGCGTTATATCAGCACTAATCCCTCAGCGCAGAGGTTGGAAACAAGGTAAAGGGCGAATTTCCCATGCAGCAGAAGAGGTGATCGTCAAAGCCATCAGAGATTACTATCTCACGCCCCAACGGCCAACCCCGCAAAAAACTATTGTTGAAATTCGTTTGAGGTGCCGAGAATTGGGGATAGCCCCCCCTAGTCCGTCCACCATCAGGTCAAGGATTGCAAAGATTTCAGAAAAAGAGCGCCTTCGAGGACGTGGCTATAGAGAGAAGGCCAAAGCCAGGTTTCAACCAACGCCAGGTAATTTTCCTCATGCAGATCACCCTTTAGCCGTAGTTCAAATTGACCATACGCCTGTTGACCTTATTCTCGTTGATGATGAGTTTAGGCGCCCTATAGGACGACCATGGATTACCCTTGCCATTGATGTCTACTCAAGGATGGTGACAGGGTACTACCTTTCTTTTGATAGCCCCTCCGGTACTTCTGTTGCAATGTGTGTAGCTCATTCTATGCTTCCCAAAGAAGAATGGCTGACTCTGCATGCAGTAGACGCTGATTGGCCTGTTTGGGGAAAACCAACGACGATCCATGTAGATAATGGTCCAGACTTTAAGTCGGATAATTTTAAAAAATCTTGTGAACTACGCAAAATCCATCTCGAATACCGCCCCGTAAAAGTGCCGAGATATGGTGCACACATTGAGCGACTGCTTGGAACTTTTATGGAACAGATTCATGAGCTCCCTGGGACAACGTTCTCTTCGGTCCACCAAAAGGCCGAATATAACTCTGAAAAACACGCAGCCCTCACCAAATCAGAATTTGAAAAGTGGCTGGTTGCATTGATTTGTAAATACTACCACCACGAACTTCACCACACCATTGGCATGACACCAAGCCGTAAATGGGAAATCGGAATTTTCGGAAATACAGAGGAAGCAGGGATTGGCATGAGGCCACGGCCTTCAGACAGGCTGGATATCCTGCTTGATTTTCTTCCTTCTTTCAAAAGAACCATTCAAACATTTGGGGTCAACATTGACGGTCTCAAATACTACTCTGAAGCTTTGAGAAACTGGATCAATTACAAAGAACATAACGCGAAAGAAAAGCGCAAATTCGTCTTTCGGCGTGATCCAAGAGATATCAGTAGTGTTTGGTTCTTTGATCCAGAGTTAAAACAATATTTCAAGATTCCTTTCGCCAACCTCTCTTTGCCCTCAATGAGCGTTTGGGAGTATCAGCAAGCACGGAAAAAGTTGAAAGCCGAAGGAGAAAAAAGCGTCAACGAACATCGTATATTGGATGCCATAGTTGAACTTCGTGAAATGATTGAGGCTTCAAAAGAAAAAACAAAAAAAGCACGTCGCCAAGCACAACGTCGGAAAGAACACGAGAAGAACATCTCTCCAGCTACACCGTTTAAAAAAACGGCTCAGAAGGCAAGAAAACCCCAAAATAATGACGGCTTCGTTGATGGTGACGTCGGCGGATTTGGAGATATTTCCTAA
- a CDS encoding heteromeric transposase endonuclease subunit TnsA encodes MYYNKCDKKPRQVRKIKSTRRSISGSYVFRGESAIQFESSLERDFLIRLEFNLAVLDVIPQPCEIPFTDGNGQSRTYTPDFLVYYKMGNSCYANHIRPQLIEVKPEAHWRANRRKWLLKWKAAYRYAKEKGWFFHIHDESRIRDQVYKNIRFLERYKQMSFAPEESEWVTKNIQTKGAISIDRILARHFMGNYRSEGLSHIWYLLATRKLDCDMSLPLNEQTELWVPTND; translated from the coding sequence ATGTACTATAATAAATGCGACAAAAAGCCACGTCAGGTCCGTAAGATTAAATCAACCCGCAGAAGTATCTCTGGTTCATATGTGTTCAGAGGAGAATCGGCGATACAGTTTGAATCTTCGCTTGAACGAGATTTTCTCATCAGGCTTGAATTTAATTTGGCAGTCCTTGATGTGATACCACAGCCTTGTGAAATTCCTTTCACAGATGGGAACGGCCAGTCGCGAACCTACACCCCCGATTTTCTTGTTTATTACAAGATGGGTAATTCCTGTTACGCCAACCATATTCGTCCTCAATTGATTGAGGTTAAACCAGAAGCACACTGGCGTGCCAATCGTCGTAAATGGTTATTAAAATGGAAGGCAGCCTATCGTTACGCCAAAGAGAAGGGATGGTTTTTTCATATTCACGATGAGTCGCGGATAAGGGACCAAGTGTATAAAAATATCCGCTTTCTCGAAAGATATAAACAAATGAGCTTTGCACCAGAAGAATCAGAATGGGTCACAAAAAATATCCAAACAAAGGGCGCGATCTCAATTGATAGAATTCTTGCTAGGCACTTTATGGGCAACTACAGATCGGAAGGCCTCAGTCATATTTGGTATTTATTGGCAACTCGCAAATTAGACTGTGACATGTCACTTCCCTTAAACGAACAAACAGAACTCTGGGTACCTACCAATGACTAA